One region of Triticum aestivum cultivar Chinese Spring chromosome 6B, IWGSC CS RefSeq v2.1, whole genome shotgun sequence genomic DNA includes:
- the LOC123138909 gene encoding TVP38/TMEM64 family membrane protein slr0305 isoform X2, whose product MLMTPAQHATADNNTEILPQQPKSSHFSWWMTALLVCFLLTMATYIFVKFGAPFAFEKVLFPIMKWEATAFGRPVLALVLVASLALFPLILVPSGPSMWLAGMIFGYGWGFVIIIVGTTLGMVGAYWIGSLFRERLHAWLKRWPQQIALIKLAGEGSWFHQFRVVALFRVSPFPYSIFNYAVAVTEIKFSPYVCGSVAGMTPEAFIYIYSGRLIRTLADVKYGKHKLTTVEIIYSVISFVAAAALTVAFTVYAKKSLNNIKSPDDISEDHQPAAGSAGVTALKNGHQDVHIL is encoded by the exons ATGCTGATGACGCCAGCTCAACATGCAACGGCTGACAACAACACAGAAATTTTACCTCAGCAACCCAAGTCAAGTCACTTCAGTTGGTGGATGACAGCTCTGCTTGTCTGCTTCCTTCTTACAATGGCAACTTATATCTTTGTGAAATTTGGAGCCCCCTTTGCCTTTGAGAAG GTTCTTTTTCCAATCATGAAATGGGAAGCAACTGCCTTTGGTCGTCCAGTATTGGCTCTTGTCCTCGTCGCATCTTTGGCTCTCTTCCCACTCATTTTAGTCCCCTCTGGACCTTCTATGTGGTTAGCAGGGATGATCTTCGGTTATGGCTGGGGTTTCGTGATTATTATTGTTGGGACTACTCTTGGCATGGTTGGAGCATATTGGATCGGCTCATTGTTCCGCGAGCGACTACAT GCATGGTTAAAGAGATGGCCTCAGCAGATAGCTCTGATAAAGCTTGCTGGCGAAGGGAGTTGGTTCCACCAGTTTCGAGTGGTTGCGCTATTCAGAGTCTCACCGTTTCCATACTCGATTTTTAACTATGCCGTGGCCGTGACAGAAATCAAGTTCAGCCCTTATGTATGTGGTTCAGTTGCCGGAATGACGCCTGAGGCATTCATCTATATCTATAG CGGGCGGTTGATACGTACGTTGGCCGATGTGAAGTATGGCAAGCATAAGTTGACTACAGTGGAGATAATCTACAGCGTAATCTCGTTCGTCGCTGCCGCTGCCCTCACGGTCGCCTTCACAGTTTACGCCAAGAAGTCGCTAAACAACATAAAGAGCCCAGATGATATCTCAGAGGACCACCAACCTGCTGCTGGCTCTGCTGGGGTGACTGCACTAAAAAATGGCCATCAGGACGTGCATATCCTGTAG
- the LOC123138909 gene encoding TVP38/TMEM64 family membrane protein slr0305 isoform X1: MARVLPLDIEPGEAPRAGETVASTPSSSAVVSCNRIEHSEQNIKDDEYAMLMTPAQHATADNNTEILPQQPKSSHFSWWMTALLVCFLLTMATYIFVKFGAPFAFEKVLFPIMKWEATAFGRPVLALVLVASLALFPLILVPSGPSMWLAGMIFGYGWGFVIIIVGTTLGMVGAYWIGSLFRERLHAWLKRWPQQIALIKLAGEGSWFHQFRVVALFRVSPFPYSIFNYAVAVTEIKFSPYVCGSVAGMTPEAFIYIYSGRLIRTLADVKYGKHKLTTVEIIYSVISFVAAAALTVAFTVYAKKSLNNIKSPDDISEDHQPAAGSAGVTALKNGHQDVHIL; the protein is encoded by the exons ATGGCACGTGTCCTCCCTCTGGACATCGAGCCCGGGGAGGCGCCCAG AGCTGGTGAGACGGTTGCTAGCACGCCAAGCTCTTCAGCTGTGGTGTCATGCAATAGAATTGAGCATTCTGAGCAAAACATAAAGGACGACGAATACGCGATGCTGATGACGCCAGCTCAACATGCAACGGCTGACAACAACACAGAAATTTTACCTCAGCAACCCAAGTCAAGTCACTTCAGTTGGTGGATGACAGCTCTGCTTGTCTGCTTCCTTCTTACAATGGCAACTTATATCTTTGTGAAATTTGGAGCCCCCTTTGCCTTTGAGAAG GTTCTTTTTCCAATCATGAAATGGGAAGCAACTGCCTTTGGTCGTCCAGTATTGGCTCTTGTCCTCGTCGCATCTTTGGCTCTCTTCCCACTCATTTTAGTCCCCTCTGGACCTTCTATGTGGTTAGCAGGGATGATCTTCGGTTATGGCTGGGGTTTCGTGATTATTATTGTTGGGACTACTCTTGGCATGGTTGGAGCATATTGGATCGGCTCATTGTTCCGCGAGCGACTACAT GCATGGTTAAAGAGATGGCCTCAGCAGATAGCTCTGATAAAGCTTGCTGGCGAAGGGAGTTGGTTCCACCAGTTTCGAGTGGTTGCGCTATTCAGAGTCTCACCGTTTCCATACTCGATTTTTAACTATGCCGTGGCCGTGACAGAAATCAAGTTCAGCCCTTATGTATGTGGTTCAGTTGCCGGAATGACGCCTGAGGCATTCATCTATATCTATAG CGGGCGGTTGATACGTACGTTGGCCGATGTGAAGTATGGCAAGCATAAGTTGACTACAGTGGAGATAATCTACAGCGTAATCTCGTTCGTCGCTGCCGCTGCCCTCACGGTCGCCTTCACAGTTTACGCCAAGAAGTCGCTAAACAACATAAAGAGCCCAGATGATATCTCAGAGGACCACCAACCTGCTGCTGGCTCTGCTGGGGTGACTGCACTAAAAAATGGCCATCAGGACGTGCATATCCTGTAG
- the LOC123138908 gene encoding cyclic nucleotide-gated ion channel 17: MFAPRKVEDEMALGRQRTVRFYDEGRKPAIPIQQKQAAFAASKLGVASSGKNKIFVGGDAQQYKIFDPSSDFILMWNRIFLFSSFLALFIDPLYFYVPKIVYGDTYSCVGTDRHLTIIITFFRSIADLLYVIHIIMKFRTAFVKTSSTLRVFGRGDLVTDPKEIAWKYLRSDFAIDVVAALPLPQIIVWYVIPAIKYSGAEHNNNILVLIVLAQYLPRLYLIFPLTYEIVKATGVVAKTAWEGAVYNLLLYLIASHVLGALWYLLSVDRQTACWKMNCRNESDCNIRYLDCDTPNQTWASTTNLFSSCNASDDNITFDYGMFQPALSNQAPAQGFLRKFFYSLWWGLQNLSCYGQTLSVSTYIGETLYCIFLAVLGLVLFAHLIGNVQTYLQSITVRVEEWRLKQRDTEEWMRHRQLPDELRERVRRFIQYKWLATRGVNEESILQVLPADLRRDIKRHLCLDLVRRVPFFSQMDDQLLDAICVRLVSSLCTKGTYIVREGDPVTEMLFIIRGKLESSTTNGGRTGFFNSTTLKAGDFCGEELLGWALVPKPTASLPSSTRTVKAQIEVEAFSLQAEDLKFVASQFRRLHSKKLQHTFRYYSHHWRTWGACFIQAAWRRYRRRKMAKDLSMRESFNSVRSEDSDGEDDPPPKKNISLRMMAGKVMAGNRKGLQAIKELPTLKKPDEPDFSVEPYE; this comes from the exons ATGTTCGCGCCGAGGAAGGTGGAGGACGAGATGGCGCTCGGCAGGCAGAGGACCGTCAG GTTCTATGACGAGGGGAGAAAGCCAGCGATACCGATTCAACAGAAACAGGCAGCGTTCGCTGCTAGTAAACTTGGCGTTGCGAGCTCAGGGAAGAACAAGATTTTCGTGGGAGGGGATGCGCAGCAGTACAAGATTTTCGATCCATCTAGCGACTTCATCTTGATGTGGAACCGCATTTTCCTTTTTTCGTCCTTCCTTGCTCTATTTATAGATCCCCTGTACTTCTACGTGCCAAAAATCGTCTATGGCGACACCTATTCCTGTGTTGGGACAGACAGGCATTTGACCATCATCATTACATTCTTCCGATCAATTGCCGATCTCTTGTATGTGATTCACATCATAATGAAGTTCAGAACTGCATTTGTTAAAACTAGCTCAACCTTGCGGGTTTTCGGGAGAGGAGATCTTGTCACAGACCCTAAAGAGATTGCATGGAAATATTTGAGATCTGACTTTGCAATTGATGTGGTGGCTGCATTGCCTTTGCCGCAG ATCATAGTCTGGTATGTGATACCAGCTATCAAGTATTCTGGTGCTGAGCATAACAATAACATTCTGGTGCTTATAGTTCTTGCTCAGTATCTTCCAAGACTATATCTCATATTCCCTTTAACTTATGAAATTGTCAAAGCTACTGGAGTTGTCGCAAAGACTGCCTGGGAAGGGGCTGTGTACAACCTGCTACTTTACTTGATAGCTAGTCAT GTTCTAGGTGCACTATGGTACTTGCTATCTGTTGATCGCCAAACAGCCTGCTGGAAAATGAATTGCAGGAATGAAAGTGATTGTAATATTAGGTACCTAGACTGTGATACACCAAATCAGACATGGGCTAGTACGACTAATCTCTTCAGCAGCTGCAATGCTAGTGATGACAACATCACCTTCGACTATGGCATGTTTCAGCCTGCACTGTCAAATCAAGCGCCTGCTCAGGGTTTCTTGAGAAAGTTCTTCTATTCCCTTTGGTGGGGTTTACAGAATCTTAG TTGCTACGGCCAGACACTTTCTGTGAGCACCTACATTGGTGAGACACTGTACTGTATATTCTTGGCAGTACTTGGTCTTGTCTTGTTTGCGCATTTGATTGGAAATGTGCAG ACCTACTTGCAATCTATCACTGTGAGGGTTGAGGAGTGGAGATTAAAGCAAAGAGATACGGAGGAGTGGATGAGACATCGCCAACTTCCTGATGAACTGCGGGAAAGAGTTAGACGATTTATCCAGTACAAGTGGCTTGCAACTCGAGGTGTGAATGAAGAGTCTATATTACAGGTTTTACCAGCAGATCTACGACGTGACATTAAACGCCACCTTTGCTTGGATCTTGTTCGCCGG GTGCCGTTTTTCTCCCAGATGGATGACCAACTTCTAGATGCCATCTGTGTGCGTCTTGTATCATCACTGTGCACAAAGGGGACATACATTGTCCGTGAGGGTGATCCGGTGACTGAGATGCTTTTCATCATCCGTGGGAAACTAGAGAGCTCCACAACAAATGGTGGCCGCACAGGCTTTTTCAATTCAACTACACTGAAAGCTGGTGATTTCTGCGGTGAGGAACTTCTTGGGTGGGCTCTTGTCCCGAAGCCGACCGCTAGTTTGCCATCATCCACTCGCACAGTGAAGGCACAAATAGAAGTGGAGGCCTTTTCACTCCAGGCTGAGGATCTCAAGTTTGTGGCCAGCCAATTTAGGCGGTTGCACAGCAAGAAGTTGCAGCACACTTTCCGATACTACTCACACCATTGGAGAACCTGGGGCGCGTGCTTCATCCAAGCTGCCTGGCGGCGGTACAGGAGGAGGAAGATGGCGAAAGACCTGAGTATGAGGGAGTCATTCAATTCCGTGAGATCAGAAGACTCGGATGGTGAAGATGACCCTCCACCCAAGAAGAATATCTCTCTAAGAATGATGGCCGGGAAAGTCATGGCTGGGAACAGGAAAGGGCTTCAGGCCATAAAAGAGTTGCCGACACTGAAGAAGCCGGACGAGCCAGATTTCTCGGTCGAACCCTACGAGTAA